In the Anaerostipes caccae L1-92 genome, TCTCTTTTAAAAGTTCCACCACAATCTGTTCTGATTCTCTTGAGGCAGTCCCGTTTCCTATTGAGATCAGCGTAATCCCATATTTTTTTATCAGGTTTTTTACTGTCTTTTTGGCTTCTTCCACTTTGTTCTGAGGCGCCGTCGGATAGATCACCACCGTGTCCAGGACTTTTCCTGTCGAATCCACCACAGCCAATTTACATCCCGTTCGGAACGCAGGGTCCCATCCGAGGACGACCTGTCCCGTGATGGGCGGCTGCATGAGGAGCTGCTCCAGATTTTTGCCGAAAAGCTTGATAGCCTCCGTCTCTGCCTGTTCCGTCAATTCATTTCTGATCTCCCTTTCGATGGAAGGTGCGATCAGCCTCTTATAACTGTCCTCGATCGCTTCCAGCAAATATTTTGTAGTGGGATGCTTCTGCTTCTTCACCACATTTCTGACCAAATAAGCCGCGATCTTTTCATTGTCAGGCTCGATCTTTACAGAAAGGAACCCTTCTTTCTCCCCGCGGTTCATAGCCAATATCCTGTATCCGGCGGCTTTTTTTACCGGTTCTTCAAAGTCATAGTACATCTCATAGACAGATTTCTTTCCATGCTTTTTAGCAGCGGACAAAATCCTTCCATGTTCTTTATAGGATCTTCTGATCCATTCACGGTATTTGGCATCATCCGAGATCATCTCCGCGAGAATATCTTTGGCTCCCTGGAGGGCATCTTCCGGTGTCTCTGTTCCTTTTTCCGGATCAATAAACTTTTCAGCCTCTCTGGCAGGATCGTCAGAAGCCTGTAAAAAGATCAGATCAGCCAGAGGTTTTAGTCCCTTTTCTCTTGCGATCATAGCTCTGGTCCGCTTCTTCTGCTTATACGGCCGGTACAGGTCCTCCACAGTGACTAAGGTCACCGCCTCCTCAATCTGCTTTTTCAGCTCCTCACTCAGCTTTCCCTGCTCCTCAATGCTCTTTAAAACCGCATCCTTTCTGTCCTGAAGATTTCTTAAATATTTCAGTCTCTCGTCCAGGTTCCTGAGTGTCTCGTCGTCCAAAGAGCCGGTCATCTCTTTTCGGTAGCGAGCAATGAACGGTATCGTATTTCCTTCGTCAATCAGTTTGACTGCCGTCTCCGCCTGTGCTCTTTTGATTCCCAGCTCGTCTTTTAAAATATTGATGATATCCATTTTTCCATTTCCTTATAAGTGCAGTTCTATTGTCTGGTCTTTTGGTTCAAATTTCCGGTACTTCACACCGGCCATATCAAACATCCTCTTGGACGCAACCGTCATGTCGTCATCGGCGTACTTGTCCTGCATATAAATCACTTCCTTCATTCCGCTCTGAATGATGGCCTTGGCACACTCATTGCACGGAAATAAAGTTACGTAGACTCTCGCTCCATAGAGAGAGCCTCCCCCGTAATTTAAAATGGCATTGAGTTCTGCATGACAGACATAAAAGTATTTTGTATCGAGAGGTTCTCCCTCCCGCTCCCACGGCATGTCATCGTCATGACATCCGGTCGGCATCCCATTGTAGCCCACAGATAATATTTTATTCTGGTCGTTGACAAGACATGCCCCGACCTGCGTGTGGTCATCCTTGCTCCTCTGGGCAGAGAGAAGCGCAACCCCCATGAAATACTGATCCCATGATAAATAATCTGTTCTCTTCATCCTGATCTCCTTTCCTTCCGGGTCAAAAAACACCGCCCGGACTGCAGGCGGTGTTCCCTTTCACCTTCTGTTATAATTCAAATGCTTCGTGTGCCGCATTCATAGCCTTCACCATATCAGCCCGGTCCACGATAACCGTCACACGGATCTCAGATGTTGAGATCATCCGGATATTGACTCCAACCTCATACAGTGCCTCAAACATGCGGGCAGCCATTCCAGAGTGTCCGATCAGTCCGCTTCCGATGATGGATACTTTGGCCACGTCGGTGGTAGCATCCACATCCGCATAGGACCCCAGCGGCAGATGCTCTTTGATCGTTTTGACTGCCAGATCCGCATCGTCTTCTTTCACCGTAAAAGAAATATCTTTCTTTGCGTTCTGTCCTACGGACTGGAGTATGATGTCGATATTGATATTCTTCTTTGCAAGGATATTGAACAGGCGGAATGCTACTCCCGGCTCATCCTCGAGTCCCGTCACAGAGATCCGTGCCGCATCATCGTCTCCGGCAACACCGCTGATCTCTGCCTGAGGCATCATGATCCTCTCTTTGACAACCGTTCCCTCTTCTTTCGTCAGGCTGGAACGGACAACCAGCTGTACTCCGTGCTTCTTGGCGAGTTCCACAGAACGGTTATGGAGAACTCCCGCACCGAGTGTGGCCATCTCCAGCATCTCATCGTAGGTGATCTCCTGGAGTTTCTTCGCCGTAGTGACTTTTCTTGGATCTGCGGTGTAAACACCGTCTACATCCGTATAGATCTCGCAGGCATCCGCATTCAGGGCCGCAGCCAGGGCAACGGCAGTAGTGTCTGAGCCGCCGCGGCCCAAAGTCGTATAGTTGTCGTAACGGTCCACACCCTGGAATCCTGTCACGATGACGATTTTTCTCTGTTCCAGCTCGTTAAGAATGCGGTCCGTATCGATTCTCTTGATCCTGGCGTTGCTGTAAGCGTGGGTCGTGTGCATGGCTACCTGGAATGCATTCAGGGAAACAGCCGGAATCCCCATGGAGTGCATCGCCATCGCCATCATGGCAACGGATGTCTGCTCTCCTGTAGTCAGAAGCATATCCATCTCCCGCTTCGGCGGATTCGGATTGATATCCTTCGCCATCGCGATCAGTTCATCTGTCATCTTGCCCATTGCAGACAAGACAACAACCACGTCATTTCCTTTCTGGTATTCTTCAATGCAGCGTTTTGCCACATTTAAAATCCTCTCTTTATTTCCTACGGATGTACCTCCGAATTTTTTAACAATTAACATTGCTGCCTCCTAAAATTTTCTCTTATTTTTGTAATAGCCGGCCCATCAGATCATGTCCGTGTTCCAGGACGAGTCCTGTACTTTTTGCTGCCTCTTCGCTGTATTCCTTCTGTCCCTTCATTTCCTTCGTGCTGTCATAGATCATAAACGGAATCGGGTCTTTGGAATGGGTCCGGATCGAAATGGGTGTCGGATGGTCCGGCCCAATGAGCATACGGAAATCTTCTCCGCGCTTCTTCAGCTCCTCTGCGACGACACGGATCACCTGGTCATCGAGAAATTCAATGGCCTTCACTTTATTTTCCACACTTCCCTGGTGCCCCATCTCGTCGGGAGCTTCCACATGAATATAAACCACATCCGCCCCGTCTTTCGTCAGAGAATCCACGGCTGCCATTGCTTTTCCTTTATAGTTGGTATCGAGTCCGCCTGTGGCTCCTTCCACATCTAAATTCAGCATGTGCGTACCGACCGCGATGCCTTTCAGCAGATCCACAGCGGATACCATAGCACCCTTCTTTCCTGTTTTTTCCTCAAAATCATCCAGCGCAGGACGGGTGCCCGCACCCCAGAACCAAATGCTGTTCGCCGGATTCAATCCCATCTCCCTGCGTTTTTCGTTGATTGGATGCCGGTCTAAAATATCAAAACTCTTCTCCATCATCTCCCGGAGCTTTGTCTCCTCAGGAAGATACTCCCCGATCCGCTTTCCTAATATATCATGG is a window encoding:
- a CDS encoding cofactor-independent phosphoglycerate mutase; this translates as MKYIVVLGDGMADEPIGELGGRTPLQAARTPVMDTMAKVSEQGIAYTVPKNLPAGSDVANLAMLGYDPQKYYSGRSPLEALSIGVDMKDTDIALRCNIVTLSEDETYEEKTIIDHSSGEITTEEARVLIDAVKKELETDEFQYYPGVSYRHLTIWDHGETVELTPPHDILGKRIGEYLPEETKLREMMEKSFDILDRHPINEKRREMGLNPANSIWFWGAGTRPALDDFEEKTGKKGAMVSAVDLLKGIAVGTHMLNLDVEGATGGLDTNYKGKAMAAVDSLTKDGADVVYIHVEAPDEMGHQGSVENKVKAIEFLDDQVIRVVAEELKKRGEDFRMLIGPDHPTPISIRTHSKDPIPFMIYDSTKEMKGQKEYSEEAAKSTGLVLEHGHDLMGRLLQK
- a CDS encoding aspartate kinase; its protein translation is MLIVKKFGGTSVGNKERILNVAKRCIEEYQKGNDVVVVLSAMGKMTDELIAMAKDINPNPPKREMDMLLTTGEQTSVAMMAMAMHSMGIPAVSLNAFQVAMHTTHAYSNARIKRIDTDRILNELEQRKIVIVTGFQGVDRYDNYTTLGRGGSDTTAVALAAALNADACEIYTDVDGVYTADPRKVTTAKKLQEITYDEMLEMATLGAGVLHNRSVELAKKHGVQLVVRSSLTKEEGTVVKERIMMPQAEISGVAGDDDAARISVTGLEDEPGVAFRLFNILAKKNINIDIILQSVGQNAKKDISFTVKEDDADLAVKTIKEHLPLGSYADVDATTDVAKVSIIGSGLIGHSGMAARMFEALYEVGVNIRMISTSEIRVTVIVDRADMVKAMNAAHEAFEL
- a CDS encoding Tex family protein, which translates into the protein MDIINILKDELGIKRAQAETAVKLIDEGNTIPFIARYRKEMTGSLDDETLRNLDERLKYLRNLQDRKDAVLKSIEEQGKLSEELKKQIEEAVTLVTVEDLYRPYKQKKRTRAMIAREKGLKPLADLIFLQASDDPAREAEKFIDPEKGTETPEDALQGAKDILAEMISDDAKYREWIRRSYKEHGRILSAAKKHGKKSVYEMYYDFEEPVKKAAGYRILAMNRGEKEGFLSVKIEPDNEKIAAYLVRNVVKKQKHPTTKYLLEAIEDSYKRLIAPSIEREIRNELTEQAETEAIKLFGKNLEQLLMQPPITGQVVLGWDPAFRTGCKLAVVDSTGKVLDTVVIYPTAPQNKVEEAKKTVKNLIKKYGITLISIGNGTASRESEQIVVELLKEIKEPVQYVITNEAGASVYSASKLATEEFPNFDVGQRSAASIARRVQDPLSELVKIEPKAIGVGQYQHDMNQKQLSGALTGVVEATVNKVGVDLNTASASLLEYVSGVSKAVAKNIVSYREENGKFLNRRELLKVAKLGPKAYEQCAGFLRISGGKNPLDATGVHPETYKETDQLLQSLGYSVKELSSQGFQDIGKKITDYQRLSEELGVGEITLRDIVKELEKPGRDPREDMPKPILRTDVMEMEDLKEGMKLKGTVRNVIDFGAFVDIGVHQDGLVHISQMADRFVKHPLEVVSVGDVVDVTVLSVDLEKKRIQLSMRKS
- a CDS encoding deoxycytidylate deaminase; protein product: MKRTDYLSWDQYFMGVALLSAQRSKDDHTQVGACLVNDQNKILSVGYNGMPTGCHDDDMPWEREGEPLDTKYFYVCHAELNAILNYGGGSLYGARVYVTLFPCNECAKAIIQSGMKEVIYMQDKYADDDMTVASKRMFDMAGVKYRKFEPKDQTIELHL